The genomic interval TGCGGTGGCAACACGGCAGGGATCAACGTGAAATAACTTTCATGACTCGGAGTACCCTGTGCCGAGTCCATGAAAGTTAAGAGACTTTCATTGTCGGTGAAGTTGCAGGGTGCTCCTGCCTGTAGCCAAGGCAAAATGGGCCGCGTTGTGGGCTGCCCGCCCCTAACCCCAGCCCTCTACCCTGGGGGGCGAGGGAGCCAAACCGCAAAAGAGCCCAAATTCATGCCCAAATTGGCCCTCTGCGCCAATCGAATAAGCATGGGCAGCTATAAGAAATAGAGCATAAGCCACCTGAGGCCTAGCGCAGGCCCAGCAGCACCAGCACCGCAATCGCCAGCACCACCGCCACCCCCTGCCAAAAAACCACCGGATTGCGCTCCACCAGCGGCGGGGCGCGCTGGCGCAGAAACGGGGGGCCGGGGGCGTGCAGGTCGTGCACAAACTCCGACAGCGCCTCCTGCCGCTTGGCCGGGTGCGGGTGCAGGGCCTTGTGCAGCACGCCGTCCAGCCAGTCGGGCAGTTCGGGGCGCAGGTGGCGTGCCGGCACATAGCGCAGCCGCTTCAGGTCGGCGGGCGACTGCACCTGGGTGACCTGCAGGCCGTACGGCAGCTGTGCCGTGAGCATCTGGTAGGCCAGCACGGCCAGCGAGAACAATTCAGACTGCGCACTGCCGCCGCCGCCCGTAAAGTATTCGGGTGCGGTGTACTGCAGCGTGCCGACGATGGCATCCGCACGGGCGCGCGGCGTGCCTTCGGTGAGGCCGGCCACGTGGGTGGAGGCGAAGTCGATGATCTTCACCGTGCCGGTGCGGTCGACCATCAGGTTCTCGGGCCGCAGGTCCTGGTGCAGCATTTCCTTGCCATGGAAGGCCTGCAGTCCCTTGGCCACCTGGGCCACGATGCTGCGCACGGTGTCCAGGTCGGGGCGGGGGTGGTCGGTCATCCACTGGGTCAGAGTCTGGCCGTCGACAAACTCCATCGCCACGAAGACGTGGTGGCGGGGCCGGTCGGTGGCAAAGGCTTTGAGCACGTGCGGGCTGTGCAGGCGGCGCGCCACCCACTCCTCCAGCAAAAAACCATCCAGGTAGGCCGGGTCTTCGCGCAAATCCACCGACGGGGTCTTCAGCACCACCTGCTGGCCGGTGGCATCGTCCACCGCAAGAAACACATGGCTGCGCGCACTGGCATGCAGGCTACGCACCACGGTATAGCCCTCAAACTGCATGCGCGGCGACAGCGGGGGCGGCACGGCCAGCCCCTCGCGCTGGGCCTGCAGGTGCAGCGGGTCGGCGGCAGGCAGCGCGTCGATGCGCAGCAGCTGCACCGTCATGTCGTCGTCGGCACCGCGTGCCTGGGCGGTGCTGACCAGCGCGCTGGCGGCCGCGTCAAAGTCATCCGGGCACAGCGCCAGGGCGGCATGCACGGCGGCGGCATCGAAGTGCAGGTAGGCACCGTCGGTGGCCAGCAGGTAGATCTCGCCCACTTCGGCGCTGAGGCAGCGGTAGTCGATCTCTACATTCGGGCCCACGCCCAGCGCACGGCCCAGATAGGACTCGACACTGGACAGATGGACGCGGTGGTCCTCGGTGAGTTGCTCCAGCGACTGCGGGTGCAGGCGGTAGATGCGCGAGTCGCCCACATGCAGCAGGTGCACCTCGCGCCCCTTCAGCACCAGGGCGCTGAAGGTGCAGACATAACCGCTGTCTTTGTCAAACCGCGCATGGCTGCGCATGGTTTGCGCGTGCAGCCAGGCGTTGGTAGCACCCAGCACCCGCTGCGCCGAGCGGCGCACCGACCAGGCGTCCGAGGTGGCGTAGTAGTCGTCCAGAAAACCGCGCACCGCCGCCGCGCTGGCCTCCTGGCTGACGGCGCTGGAGCCAATGCCATCGGCCTGCGCCACCACAATGCCCTTGCTGCTGCGCAGGGGCTCCAGCGGCAGCATGGCACCATGGAAGTCCTGGTTGAGGCCTTTATGCCCGGCCCGCGAGTGCTGGCCCAGCGTGACACGCAGGGCGTGGGTCATGCCGATTTCAGCCCACCAAGCGCTTGGGGGCGGTTTTGTAGTGCGTCGAATACAGGGTCAGGCCGACGAAAGTCAAACCACCTACCAGATTGCCCAGCACGGTGGGGATTTCGTTCCAGATGATGTAGTCCATCAGGGTGAACTTGCCGCCCAGCATCAGGCCGGTGGGGAACAAAAACATGTTGACGATGCTGTGCTCGAAACCCATGTAGAAAAAGATCATCACGGGCATCCACATGCCGATGGCCTTGCCCGAAACGGTGGTGGACATCATGGCCGCCACCACGCCGGTGGACACCATCCAGTTGCACATCACGGCGCGCACAAACAGCGTCAGCATGCCGGCAGCACCGTGGGCCGAGTAGCCCAGGGTGCGGCCTTCGCCGATATGGCCCAGCTTTTCGCCAATGGCGTTGGGCGCTTCGCTGAAACCAAAGGTGAAGATGATGGCCATGAACACGGCCACCGTCAGCGCACCGGCAAAATTGCCTGTAAACACCAGCCCCCAGTTGCGCAGCACACCGGCCCAGGTAGCCCCCGGGCGCTTGTCGAGCACGGCCAGCGGTGCCAGCGTGAACACGCCGGTCAGCAGGTCAAAACCCATCAGGTACAGCATGATGAAACCCACGGGGAACAGCATCGCGCCGACCAGCGGGTTGCCGGTGTTGACGGTCACGCTCACGGCAAACGCCGCGGCCAGGGCCAGGATGGCACCGGCCATGTAGGAGCGGATCAGCGTGTCGCGGGTGGACATCAGCAGCTTGGATTCACCGGCATCGACCATCTTGGTCACGAATTCGGCGGGGGCGAGGTAGGCCATATCAATTCCTTAAAGTGGAAAACTGAAAAGCGCCCACAGGCGGATTGCCTGGGGTCGCGCACAAAAGAAAACGGCACCCGCGGCAGCACCCGGTGTAAGGGTGAAGCCAGGGACGCCGTTATCCTTGGATGCACGAATCAACTGTTTGCGAGAGACCCGCAAACACCATGCTCTAGAGCCGCCTTTAGCCCAACAACGCAGTAGCTACGCAAGTTTCGTACCGCGGTATTCCCACAGATTCCAGCCATTTGCGCCTTCCGCAGTACACATAGGCCTCGACCCGGTGCACGTTGCGCACCAGCCTGGTTCAGCCCTGCTGTGCAGGCAGTGCAAACGCCAGGTTCGGGAGCGACAAAGTCGCCTCGGCCACTTCCAGCAGGCGGCGATTCTGGTCCATCGAGGTTTTTTGCAGCACCCGGAAGGCCGCCTCTTCGTTCATGTTCAGGCGCACCATCAGCACGCCCTTGGCGCGTTCGATCACCTTGCGCTCGTGCAGGGCGCGGCGGGCGGCATCCAGCTCGGCTTCCATGCTGGCCATGCGGGTGGATTGCGTTTGCAGCAGGTCGCGCAATGCGGTGGATTCACTGGCAGGGCTGCCCGCGAGTTCGGGTGTGGCACTGGGTGGGGTAGCGGTATCAAAAAACCGGTCTACCGCATGCGTACGCTGTGGTGGGTTGTCGCGCAGGCGGCGCAGCAGGCCTTTGGAGTCTTGCAGGTCCTGCTGGGCCTCCAGAATGCGGGCCGCGCAGTCTTCGCGCAGGCGTTTGACCAGCTCTACCTGCAACTGCCACAGGGCGTTGATGCGCTCGGTGCACACGTCGAACCAGGGTTCGCTGAGCTTGCTGTCCAGCGCCGCGCCGGGTTTGGCGATGCACAGCGTGCGGCGCAGGCGTTCCAGCTGGGCTACGCCTGGGGCCAATTGTTCTTGCTCCCAGCGGGCGCGCAGGGCCGGTTCGGCGAATTCGGCAAA from Comamonadaceae bacterium OS-1 carries:
- the pknD_3 gene encoding serine/threonine-protein kinase PknD; the encoded protein is MTHALRVTLGQHSRAGHKGLNQDFHGAMLPLEPLRSSKGIVVAQADGIGSSAVSQEASAAAVRGFLDDYYATSDAWSVRRSAQRVLGATNAWLHAQTMRSHARFDKDSGYVCTFSALVLKGREVHLLHVGDSRIYRLHPQSLEQLTEDHRVHLSSVESYLGRALGVGPNVEIDYRCLSAEVGEIYLLATDGAYLHFDAAAVHAALALCPDDFDAAASALVSTAQARGADDDMTVQLLRIDALPAADPLHLQAQREGLAVPPPLSPRMQFEGYTVVRSLHASARSHVFLAVDDATGQQVVLKTPSVDLREDPAYLDGFLLEEWVARRLHSPHVLKAFATDRPRHHVFVAMEFVDGQTLTQWMTDHPRPDLDTVRSIVAQVAKGLQAFHGKEMLHQDLRPENLMVDRTGTVKIIDFASTHVAGLTEGTPRARADAIVGTLQYTAPEYFTGGGGSAQSELFSLAVLAYQMLTAQLPYGLQVTQVQSPADLKRLRYVPARHLRPELPDWLDGVLHKALHPHPAKRQEALSEFVHDLHAPGPPFLRQRAPPLVERNPVVFWQGVAVVLAIAVLVLLGLR
- the focA gene encoding putative formate transporter 1 — translated: MAYLAPAEFVTKMVDAGESKLLMSTRDTLIRSYMAGAILALAAAFAVSVTVNTGNPLVGAMLFPVGFIMLYLMGFDLLTGVFTLAPLAVLDKRPGATWAGVLRNWGLVFTGNFAGALTVAVFMAIIFTFGFSEAPNAIGEKLGHIGEGRTLGYSAHGAAGMLTLFVRAVMCNWMVSTGVVAAMMSTTVSGKAIGMWMPVMIFFYMGFEHSIVNMFLFPTGLMLGGKFTLMDYIIWNEIPTVLGNLVGGLTFVGLTLYSTHYKTAPKRLVG
- the nasR gene encoding nitrate regulatory protein; its protein translation is MPLAAALSVSNLVLRAKQLEIDAVHQLASRAELVDAIGQLIQGLQRERGASSIYLASKAQRFADMRRKIVAEVEPLEAQLRAVFAQHLEPAQGATAKALSLMAWALLGLDALAALRSQIESQAMGAHDAVAAFSHLIAGLIELVFHVADGAGLPSVSRLLVALLHLVQAQEEAGQERAVGALMYASGQGNDAQQQRVVHLIDAQERSLQVFAEFAEPALRARWEQEQLAPGVAQLERLRRTLCIAKPGAALDSKLSEPWFDVCTERINALWQLQVELVKRLREDCAARILEAQQDLQDSKGLLRRLRDNPPQRTHAVDRFFDTATPPSATPELAGSPASESTALRDLLQTQSTRMASMEAELDAARRALHERKVIERAKGVLMVRLNMNEEAAFRVLQKTSMDQNRRLLEVAEATLSLPNLAFALPAQQG